CGATCGCACTACTAGTACCTTGACCACCGCTATTCAAAACTTTCACCGGCATAATCTTGGCATTATAGGCAATCCCAGTAACACCAAAGTTATTTTTGACTGCTGCTATAGTACCAGCAACATGAGTACCATGACCGTTGTCGTCTAATGGATTGTTATTGTTGCCAACGAAGTTCCAGCCGTTGACATCATCAATGTAGCCATTGCTATCATCATCTTTGCCGTTGCCAGCGATTTCCTTGGTATTCTTCCAGATATTAGCGCTCAAATCTGAGTGATTGTAATCTACTCCACTATCTATCACAGCGACGATCGTACCTTGACCAGTGTATCCCTTTGCCCAAACTTCTGGTGCTTTAATTGCGTCGGCTGCCCAATTATCACCACCCAAGTCAGTCACATCAGCAAACGTACTCTGACCTAAAGCTTTCGCTACGGCGGCGGCGGCATTAATTAAGCCATAACCTGTAGTTGAGTTAAACCCGCCACCATTGACAGGATTTAAGGTAATTGGTGTGTTGATGTAAACGCCGTTGTTACCTTCATTGCTTTCAACAATATTTCCTGGTCCATCGGCTTTAAATATCAGGTAGTATTTACCAGCACTAATAGTAGGAGCAAGCGTAATAGATGTGGAGCGAGAAGTAACGGCAGAAGGTGCCAGAGTAGAACTACCCTCAATTTCAGTACCTAAACTGATATCATCATCACCAAATGCTGTATCTCGTGAAAGATAAAAACTTGTCTTACTCCCTCCAGTACTGCCAGTACCTTGGTTTTTCAGTTGATAATTAACTAGGAGTGTAGTACCAATAGCAGCACTACTAGCAGATGTAGCATTTTGGATGACCAAATCTGGTGCAGTAATTGCGATCGCTTTGGCAACAACATTGTTGTTTTCATTGCTTTCTTTCAATGACGAAGTAGTTCCTTGTGCTTTGTACAGCAGATAGTAATTACCAGTGGTAATGGTGCTGGGGATGTACAAAGATGTAGATTCTGAACTTACAGCAGAGGGTGCAAGATCGTTAAAGTTATTAATTAAGTCAGAACCTAAATAGATATCATCATTGCTGAAGTTTCCATCTTTGGAAAGATAAAAGTATGTAGAGCTAAAAGTAGCCTTGCCGTTACCTTGGTTTTTGACTTGATAGCTGAGTGGGATTGAAGTGGCAATGTTAGCGCTAGCAGGAGCCGAAGGATTTTGTACTATTAGGTCTGGTTGAGAGCCATTAATCGCGATCGCTTTGCTGACAATGTTATTAGTTTCGTTGCTTTCGCCAATATTGCCATTAGCATCGGCTTTATACAACAGATAATAGTTACCTGCGGCGATCGCATTGTTAATGATGAGCGATGCTGTCTCTGAGCTAGTAGCACCTGCGGCAATAGCGTTAACGCCATCGGAGCCTAACAATACATCGTCATTACTAAAGGCATTATCCTTGGATAGATAAAACTTGGTGGTAGTTGCAACAGCACCACCAACGCCTTGATTTTTCACCTGATAGCTGAGTTGAATGGTGCTACCAACGGCTGTTGTAGTGGGAGCTATAGCGTTTTGTATTATTAAGTCTGCTTGGGTAATAGCGATCGCTTTACTAGCAAAGTTATTGGTTTCATTGCTCTCAACAGCACTTCCTGCGCCGTCAGCTTGATAGAGCAAGTAATAGTTACCTGTAGCGATCGCATTGTTAACGATTAGCGATGCTGTTTCTGAGCTAGTAGCGCCTGCGGCAATAGCGTTAACACCATCTGAGCCGAGCAACACATCATCATTACTAAAAGCATTATCCTTGGATATATAAAACTTGGTGGTAGTTGCAACAGCACCACCAACACCTTGATTTTTCACCTGATAGCTTAGTTGAATAGTGCTACCAACTGATGCTGTACTAGGGGCTGAGGTATTTTGAACTATCAGGTCTGATTTTTGAGTTGGAGTAATGGTGATTACTCCGGCAATACCGTTGTTAGTTTCATTGCTTTCAGCAACATTCCCATCACCATCGGCTATGTATGCTAGATAATAATTCCCAGCAGTGATGTTACTGCCAAGACTGAGTGTGGTTGACTCGGAACTATAACTACCCGCAGCAATGCCGCTAACGTAGTCATAGCCCAAGTACACATCTTCGTTTCCGATATTTAAATCTTGAGAGAGATAAAACTTGGTGTTACTAGCAACAGCACTAGCATTGCCTTGGTTTTTGATTTGATAGTTTAGTTGAATGCTACTTCCAACCGCCGCCGAACTGGGATTTGAGGTATTTTGTACTATCAGGTCTGGTTTAGTAATATTAATTACGTCAGCAACAGCATTATTGTTTTCGTTGCTTTCGGCAACATAGTTATAGCCATCGGCTTGATACACCAGATAATAGCTTCCTGCGGCGACGCTATTGCCGATGGTGAGTGTGGTTGACTCTGACCGATAGTAACCAGATAGGATGTTATCAACGTAGTCATCGCCTAAAAATATATCTTCACTCCCTAAAGAGAGATCCTGAGACAGATAAAACTTGGTATAGCTATAACCAGCACTGGCATTGCCTTGGTTTTCAATTTCATAGCTCAGTTGAATGGTACTGCCAGCTGCGGCAGAACTGGGAGTTGAAACGCTACGTGCTATCAGATCTGGCTGAATAGCAGCAGCGATCGCTTGAGTAGCATTTCCGTTGTGACTACTCTTCTTGGCATAATTGTTTTTAACTCCGGAAGGGTCGATTTCCGTAGAAGTATAACTACTGCGATCGCTGGATATAAAACTATTTACACCACTCAGACTGAAGCTAGAGTCAGTATTCTGATTATCAAAAATATTAGATTTTTTTGATGGTAGAAAGCTGGCTTTTATACCAGAATTTTCATTAATAGAGTTACGGTCTTTGGTAAAAAACATTAAGCTGTTTCACCTCGTATATGCAAGTAAATTCGCACCATAATAAGTACTCAAATCCTTGATATATAAGGGATTGAGCCGGAAAATATTTCTTTGTAAGACAGGTGCTACAAATACACTTAACTATAAAGTCACGTAATTAGCAAGTAAGATTACAGTTTTCTGCATACTTAAGAAATTCAAAAGGCGAATAGAGTGTAACTCCATTCGCCAAAGACTATATTTAAGCTGCTTTTCAAGTATCAAATAAGCACAAATTAAAAGCTTGTTAAAGCTACTAAATGTTTGCTTGCTGGCGTTGATATAGTGACCAATACAAACCCTTTTGTTGCAATAACTCTGAGTGAGTCCCACGTTCGGCAATCACGCCTTGTTCTAATACCAAAATCAAATCAGCGCGTTTGAGAGGGGCAAAGCGGTGAGCAATCAGAAACACGGTACGGTTAGCGGAAACTTTTTGCAGGTTTTGTAGTACTTGTTGTTCGGTTTCACTATCCAAAGCGCTGGTAGCTTCATCTAAAACTAAAATCGGCGCTTGGGAAAGAAATAATCTTGCGAGGGCAATACGTTGTCTTTGTCCGCCAGATAAAGCTGTACCGCGTTCACCCACATTGGTTTCGTAACCGTAGGGTAATTGACTGATGAAGTCGTGTGCTACTGCTAGTCTTGCCGCCTCTACCACTTGCTCTGCGGTAATGTCGGGAGTACCGAGAGTGATATTTTCCAAAATGGAACCGTTGAATAAAAAGTCTTCTTGGAGAACTACACTAACTTGTTGCCGCAGTGAGGCTAAATCGGCGCTTTTTATATCAAAACCATCAATAAGAATGCGTCCTGATTCAATCTGATAGAGACGTTGCAATAGCTTAGATAGGGTACTTTTCCCAGAACCGCTACGTCCGACAATGCCAACAAATTGCCCTGGTTCAGCATTGAAAGAGATTCCCCTCAGAATTGCTTCAAAGTTGGGACGGTAGCGGAAAAATACTTGCTCGAAGGTGACTTGTCCTTTCAGTGGTGGTAAAACTAGCCCCGTTCCCAGTTCAGCTTCTGGGGAGACGTTGAGAATATCACCAATGCGATCTACAGAAAGTAGCACTTGTTGGAGGGTCTGCCATAACTGTACTAAGCGCAAAAGTGGGCCCGTGACTCTGCCAGATAGCATTTGAAAGGCAACTAGCTGTCCGATTGTGAGCTTTTGTTCGATGACTAATTTGGCTCCAAACCAGAGAATCAGCATGGTGGAAAAATTAGTGAGAAAGTCACCAATGTTGCTGCTGATATTGGAGGTGGTAGAGGCTTTAAAACCTGTGCGGATGAAGCGAGCAAATAAGCCTTCCCAGCGATCGCGGGCTACTGGTTCTGCTGCATGGGCTTTAACGGAATGAATCCCCGTGATTGTCTCTACTAAAAAGGATTGACTATCGGCACTCCGGTTAAAAGTTTCGTTGAGCCAGTTACGCAGAATTGGTGTTGCAACTATCGTCAAAGTCGCAAATAGCGGCAGTACTGCTAAAGCCACAAAGGTGAGTGGGACGTTGTAGTAAAACATCAATGCTAGGTACACCACAGCAAAGATGCTATCTAGAATCACAGTTAATGCTGTACCTGTGAGGAACTGACGAATTTGTTCGAGTTCCTGGACTCGTGCTACTGTGTCTCCAACGCGCCGCGACTCAAAATAAGCCAAAGGCAGACGCATCAGATGGCGAAATAACTGTGCTGATAAACTTAAATCCAGACGACGGGCTGTATGGGTAAAGATGAATAGGCGCAGAATGCCAAGTACGGACTCAAATATGGCTACACAAAGAAGTGCGATCGCCATAACATCAAGAGTCGGCAAACTCCCCTGCACCATTACTTTATCAATAACTACTTGCGTAATTAGTGGTGTTGTTAACCCCAAAAGCTGCAAGGTAAAAGATGCTAATAATACTTCTGTTAGTAATCCCTTATACTTCCAAACTGCTGGGGTGAACCAACTAAGGTTAAATGTTTCTTGTTTAGATATGAGTTCTACTTGCCACAATCGTCCATCCCACGATGCCTCAACTATGGACTGTGGTAAGCTTTCACAAATGCGATCGGGATTTAGAGGGTTAGCGATAATTAAGCGATCACCCTTAACTCCATAAGCTACCACCCAGGATGGACTCTGGGGTGAGTCAGAATTCCACAACAGTAAAGCTGGAAATGACAGTTGTCGCAACTCACCCCAACTCACTTGTAACCGCCGCATCACTAACCCTAACTTTTCTCCTGCTTCCACAACCTGTTTTGGGCGTTGTCCTCTGAGTTGACGTTGCACCCATTCCAGCTGCACAGAGTTTTCTAGCTGTTGCGCCACCATTGTTAAACAAGCAGCAGCAGTGTTCCAGCTAGCAACAAATGGATAATTTGAGATGATTAAATTCGCGGCTGGGAGTCGTTTTTGGGGTTGGAGGCTGTGAGGGCTGGAAGTCCCATCTGAGACTGTTACTGAAGGATTGGAAGAGAAGGAAAATGTCTCTCTTTCTCCCTCCATATCCACTGGTAAGACTTGCCAAAATTCCTGAATTTGTGGGTTAGAAAATTCTGTCCACAGGGCTGTATCCCAACACACTACTACTACTTCTTTGCTAGCAGCTACAGCTTTAAAATCCGCAGACAGCTTTTGTAAAGCACCAAACCAATCTCCCACATCTAGGGCTGCCAAAGGTTTGCCAACTCCCTCTTCTCGTAAGCGAACTTTTCCAGCCACAACTAAGAATTGGTAACGGCCGACATCGTTTGACCAAATTTTTTCTCCCAAACGATACTGACGAGTTTGACACTCATTTTCCAATTGGGATTGTTGCTCGGGAGTCAGCCAGCATAGCGGCGGCTGATTCCAAGGCAAAGAAGCTAGCACTTTTAATCGTAAAGATTCATTATCCAGAATTTTTAACTCACTTGTAGCTTGACTGTCAGTTTTTGAATTTTCTCTGCTAGCCATTTCTCAAATAACTCATTTTGTAGTGCTTGCTTGAGTTGAGTATCTTCTAAAGACGCTGGCAGAAATTGTTCTACTCGAAACAAACCATAAGGTCCTTCTCCTTGGGGAGAGTCTTTGCCAACGATTTCTATTGGTCCTATTAATTGTCCAGGACTTGCCACATCAATAGCAGCCCGTAATATATCCGGCATACTTCCTCGGCTGACTATTCCCATCATGCCGTTCACAATTCGGTCATCTGAAAGTGAATACTCTTTAGCTAGTTGCTCAAAACTACCTCCTTCTTCAATTTGGGTTTGTAGTTCGTCTGCCAATTCTCGATTATTAACAACTATCCGAGATAGTACTATCCGATCCAAAAAGATTTTGCGTTCAATAAAATATTCTTGGATTTTTGGTTCCGTAACTACAGCTTTCAGCTTTTCTAACTTGTAACCAAAAGTAACTGATGTGTGAAATGTGGCGTAATCTGTGTTATTGGTTTTTAACCATTCTTGAAAACTTTGGGGATCAGTTAGTTGATTTTTCAGTCTAAAGTCAATAATGGCCTGTTCGGTTATCGCTGTACCAATTTCAATATCGTCTCGTGTTCGGATTTCTTCCTCAATTACGTGCTGGCGGAGAATATCTCCAATGAACTGCCCCAATTTTCCAGAGGCTTGCAGGTACTTTACAGCTTCCTCAATAGAAATTATTTGGTCATTAATTGTCAAAAATGATAAAGATTCCATGAATTAATTATGTGAAAATGGTAAAACTCTTATAGAACTTTTAAATTAAATCATATAGAGATCATCTGGTCGTTGATAAATAAAAATGATAAAGATTCTATGAACTAATTACATCTAAATGGTCAAAAAATTATATAGCTACTCAATATAATAATTTCCCATGATTCTGTTTACAGTCTAGTGGGGACAAAACAGGATTGAAAATTTCAGACTTAGTGCAGTAGTAAAGCAGATTGCTTATTTTCTACCACTGGCCCTCATGAGTATTGGGTATTGAGTGCCGTTAGCAGTAGCGGGGCGTTTAGCCCGTGCTTAGTGCTGAGTTGAGAATCTCACTTCTTTACTCAGAACTCAAAGAAGAGGAACCGTTTTACCCAATGCCCAATTCCCAATACTCGATCTACTTAATGATATTTATCCATGTCCAGGAAAGTAGCACAGCCGCGATCGCACCGATTAATGTATTAAAAATATTTACTACCTCATTGGTCAGCCAGGTATACTTAGATTGCAACGTTGCCCCAATCACACTTTCTAAGTTTGTGGCAATAAATGCTGCCAGTACACACCAAGCGACTCCTAATAGATCGATTAAACCAACTCCCCAACCAACAAATGCGATCGCTACAGAAGCCACGATACCTGCTAAAGTTCCCTCCAAGCTTACAGCTCCTTCTGTACCACGAGGCACTGGTTTGAGTGTGGTAATTAGAAAGGTGCTTTTACCATACGCTTTACCAACTTCACTTGCGGTAGTGTCAGCCAGTTTGGTACTGAAACTCGCTACATAGCCTAGTAATAATAGGGACTGGAGACTTGTACTGAGCGCAGCCGGAGTATTGGGAACTAAAGACTTGTACTGAGCAAAGTCGAAGTATTGGGAACTAGGTAAAATAAATCCCGAATTTATTATCCCTACTCCCAAGGCACACAGCGCCCCGGTCAAAGCTGAACCCCAGACATTCTCCGGGCCCC
The Nostoc punctiforme PCC 73102 genome window above contains:
- a CDS encoding CARDB domain-containing protein; its protein translation is MFFTKDRNSINENSGIKASFLPSKKSNIFDNQNTDSSFSLSGVNSFISSDRSSYTSTEIDPSGVKNNYAKKSSHNGNATQAIAAAIQPDLIARSVSTPSSAAAGSTIQLSYEIENQGNASAGYSYTKFYLSQDLSLGSEDIFLGDDYVDNILSGYYRSESTTLTIGNSVAAGSYYLVYQADGYNYVAESNENNNAVADVINITKPDLIVQNTSNPSSAAVGSSIQLNYQIKNQGNASAVASNTKFYLSQDLNIGNEDVYLGYDYVSGIAAGSYSSESTTLSLGSNITAGNYYLAYIADGDGNVAESNETNNGIAGVITITPTQKSDLIVQNTSAPSTASVGSTIQLSYQVKNQGVGGAVATTTKFYISKDNAFSNDDVLLGSDGVNAIAAGATSSETASLIVNNAIATGNYYLLYQADGAGSAVESNETNNFASKAIAITQADLIIQNAIAPTTTAVGSTIQLSYQVKNQGVGGAVATTTKFYLSKDNAFSNDDVLLGSDGVNAIAAGATSSETASLIINNAIAAGNYYLLYKADANGNIGESNETNNIVSKAIAINGSQPDLIVQNPSAPASANIATSIPLSYQVKNQGNGKATFSSTYFYLSKDGNFSNDDIYLGSDLINNFNDLAPSAVSSESTSLYIPSTITTGNYYLLYKAQGTTSSLKESNENNNVVAKAIAITAPDLVIQNATSASSAAIGTTLLVNYQLKNQGTGSTGGSKTSFYLSRDTAFGDDDISLGTEIEGSSTLAPSAVTSRSTSITLAPTISAGKYYLIFKADGPGNIVESNEGNNGVYINTPITLNPVNGGGFNSTTGYGLINAAAAVAKALGQSTFADVTDLGGDNWAADAIKAPEVWAKGYTGQGTIVAVIDSGVDYNHSDLSANIWKNTKEIAGNGKDDDSNGYIDDVNGWNFVGNNNNPLDDNGHGTHVAGTIAAVKNNFGVTGIAYNAKIMPVKVLNSGGQGTSSAIANGIRYAVDNGANVINLSLGSSSPNSDEKSAIQYAASKGAIVVSAAGNEGENGAVSPYYPAQYATDWGLAVGAVYYNHVLTSFSNPPGKTPLAYVTAPGAYFEGDLDLVAEDGHQLIGIHSTLPGNKYGFEDGTSMAAPHVAGVIALMLSAKKGLTDAQVRQIVTTTAANSLA
- a CDS encoding type I secretion system permease/ATPase, coding for MASRENSKTDSQATSELKILDNESLRLKVLASLPWNQPPLCWLTPEQQSQLENECQTRQYRLGEKIWSNDVGRYQFLVVAGKVRLREEGVGKPLAALDVGDWFGALQKLSADFKAVAASKEVVVVCWDTALWTEFSNPQIQEFWQVLPVDMEGERETFSFSSNPSVTVSDGTSSPHSLQPQKRLPAANLIISNYPFVASWNTAAACLTMVAQQLENSVQLEWVQRQLRGQRPKQVVEAGEKLGLVMRRLQVSWGELRQLSFPALLLWNSDSPQSPSWVVAYGVKGDRLIIANPLNPDRICESLPQSIVEASWDGRLWQVELISKQETFNLSWFTPAVWKYKGLLTEVLLASFTLQLLGLTTPLITQVVIDKVMVQGSLPTLDVMAIALLCVAIFESVLGILRLFIFTHTARRLDLSLSAQLFRHLMRLPLAYFESRRVGDTVARVQELEQIRQFLTGTALTVILDSIFAVVYLALMFYYNVPLTFVALAVLPLFATLTIVATPILRNWLNETFNRSADSQSFLVETITGIHSVKAHAAEPVARDRWEGLFARFIRTGFKASTTSNISSNIGDFLTNFSTMLILWFGAKLVIEQKLTIGQLVAFQMLSGRVTGPLLRLVQLWQTLQQVLLSVDRIGDILNVSPEAELGTGLVLPPLKGQVTFEQVFFRYRPNFEAILRGISFNAEPGQFVGIVGRSGSGKSTLSKLLQRLYQIESGRILIDGFDIKSADLASLRQQVSVVLQEDFLFNGSILENITLGTPDITAEQVVEAARLAVAHDFISQLPYGYETNVGERGTALSGGQRQRIALARLFLSQAPILVLDEATSALDSETEQQVLQNLQKVSANRTVFLIAHRFAPLKRADLILVLEQGVIAERGTHSELLQQKGLYWSLYQRQQANI
- a CDS encoding peptidylprolyl isomerase, whose product is MESLSFLTINDQIISIEEAVKYLQASGKLGQFIGDILRQHVIEEEIRTRDDIEIGTAITEQAIIDFRLKNQLTDPQSFQEWLKTNNTDYATFHTSVTFGYKLEKLKAVVTEPKIQEYFIERKIFLDRIVLSRIVVNNRELADELQTQIEEGGSFEQLAKEYSLSDDRIVNGMMGIVSRGSMPDILRAAIDVASPGQLIGPIEIVGKDSPQGEGPYGLFRVEQFLPASLEDTQLKQALQNELFEKWLAEKIQKLTVKLQVS
- a CDS encoding DUF92 domain-containing protein, producing the protein MSSLIDSVNPWLVAVVLNTILLGLAWIAPKKLLTPAGSFHAWFLAILIWVTLGWQGYTVVMFYFLVGSGVTRIGMAQKEAEGIAEKRSGARGPENVWGSALTGALCALGVGIINSGFILPSSQYFDFAQYKSLVPNTPAALSTSLQSLLLLGYVASFSTKLADTTASEVGKAYGKSTFLITTLKPVPRGTEGAVSLEGTLAGIVASVAIAFVGWGVGLIDLLGVAWCVLAAFIATNLESVIGATLQSKYTWLTNEVVNIFNTLIGAIAAVLLSWTWINIIK